The DNA sequence CGTCAATATGTAAATATCCTAAGGCCGGAAAAAGTGAGTCTTTAGGTGAAATTCCTCGTTTTGGCAATAACTTTCCTTTATATATCAATTCATTACAATAACCAATAATTTCATTATAACAACGTCTATGTTCATATAAATACATTCCCGGTTCCAAATCAGGATCATAACGATATCTGGATGCATTTTGTGCAATCTTCATCACACTGCCCGATGAAGCCGTTTTTCCTAAATCAGTTAATTTTTCATATTCGTCTTCCACATTATCACTATTCAGAAGTTTAGCCTCCAAAAAATTTCCCACATCCACTTTTGGAGAAACGGACCAAATTGGTTCAATTTGATGAATATCTCCAATTACCAGAGCTTTTTTACTGAGAGAAAATGAAGCTCCGGCAACTTCCGGTAATACCTGACCTGCTTCATCAACGATTAATAAATCAGCCAAATTATATAAATAATCTTTAACGTAACCTGCTCCCGCATAAATAAAATGAGTAGGAAGCACATAGAAAGTTGAAACTACACAAGGAGTCAATTTCATCCTTAGATTCCATCGTTTAATTATGGCAGATTCTGCGTTTTTTTTATTCCATTTTTCTAAATTGGGAAGTAAATCTTCCATTTCAATTAACCAACGCCCTTCCCAATAATGGGTCGTTAACAAAAAAATATCAAATCGTATTTTAGTGTCCGCCTCAATATCCGCTTGATTAAGTGTTACCTTCTCAGAATTCTTTGTAACATGTAATGGTGCTAAAGCAATAGTCCAATTCGCTAAACAGGTTTCTAAATTTTGTATTAATTTTTTTATAATTTCTAAAATTCTCTCATTTTCGAGTATTGATTCACTTAGTGAAACCTTTTTATTTTCAATATATTCTGAAATTGAAATAAGGGTTTTAAATTGAAATTTTTCTTCTTTATCCCACACATCAGCAAGGTAAATCTTAGCCTTAAGCATACGTTTTTTAGCTACAAAAGGCATCCAAGAAAAAACTTGATACCATATATTTTCCCCAGCTTGAAATTGTTCCCATTTAGATCGAATATTACTCCATAAATTTCTCTTTTCTTTCAAATTTTTTTCTTGACGTTCATAAAGCTCTAATTTTTCATAAGGGTTATTACCCAATTCTTGATGAACCTGCAAACGTATGTTATATAAAGCGTTCCATGATTCTTCCAAACATTTTAATTGTTTTGTTTTCGTAAGAATTTCTTTATGTAATCGTTTGACGACATCTTCTATGGTTATATTTTTACTTTCAAGCTTTGGAAATGCTTTCGCTGCACATTCTTTATAAAAATATTTTGCTTTTTCAAAATATTCCTTGTCCTCCACTTGATTAAAGAATTTTTCAGTTTGAAAATTCTTTTCAGCTTGTTGAGCCTTACTTTTAGCCGGAAAATAAGCACCAAAACTGTCCATATTAGGTAACCATCTGCCTGAAAAAGGACCTTCACCCTTTGAAAAATCTTTTCCAAATGCATCAATTATATTAGTCACTGCTTGATTATTTGTAGAAGCTGCAATAATAATGGGGGGTTCAGACCCTTCCAATGCTCGCATTGCCCACAAAGAGGCAACTACGGAAAGTAACAGGGTCGTTTTACCCGTACCCGGAGGACCATTTACCGCAAGAATTTCTCCGGTTTCAGCATTTAATAAATGATTTAGTGCGTCGCGTTGCGCTTGAGCTAAAGGAAAAGTATTACTTGAATGAGCCAACCGCTTTGAAAAAAAACTATTACTTTCGAGACACGGTTGTTGGGGAGTAGAGGCTACAGAAGCATAACGTTCAAATAGAGGAATACTTTTAGAGCTATTTCGTAATTGTTCATATAAAGGAAATATATGTATTGCCGCATTTTTGACAAGATCTTGTTTTATTATATAACTGTGATCTAATCGTTCATAAGATCTGTTTTCTTTAATCCATTTTTTTGCCACCGTATTTAATAATGAATCGATAGTATTACAATATTTTTTCCAAGCATCAAAATATTTTTCATCACTTAATTTTGAATCTCCATCTTCAAATTCATTATAATTTATACCGGATATAGAATATGTGGATAGATAAACATCTAAATCATACATGGATCCAATTGCATAGGAACCATTAACTAAAGGTTTCAGTATATCTCGAGATATAAATGTACTGTCACTTTTAGGATAACATCTTCCGTCTCTGGCCAAAAAAGCAGCAGTTGATATAGGGACAAGGTATTCCGGAGTTTCATTAAATTTACCAAAACAATGTTCTGTAATATGATGATAAACTATAGGTCTTAAAATAATTTCAATAACTTTACAATCAGATGATTCATTTTTAAACAGTTCTGTAGTTTTTTTCTCATCTAATTTTCCTGACGTTAGAAATTCCTTAGAACAAAATATCATTGATTCGGTATCTTTTTTATTTAATCCTCCCTTTGTAAAAGTGGCATCAGCTAAAGAATTACGCCAATATTTTGCAAAATTTTGTGATTTTGTGTCCATGAATTGTTCCTTTTTGTTTTGCTGTTTTAATTATTTTATGAAGAAGCGTTTACTTAATTGAATGATCCTATTATTTAATTTCATTAGTGGTCATTTATTATTGATAGGTTTTACCAATTTTTTATCTAATGATTAAGTGCATTCGTTAGCTTTAAACATATATTTAATTCTTAAAAATAATAGTATCTATTTTTTGCTCAATACGACTGTTTCTTTCACGCCCCCTACTTATCCATCGGTTAGCCGCTTCTTCTTGTGAAAAAATACATAGGATGTTGTCTTCAATATTATAATCAAAAAGTTAGAATATAGAATTTTGAAAACTTTCGATTATAAAAGATTGATATTCTACTAAATCATTATTAGATAATTTAGGAGTTAGAGCCGGTTGACTTCTATGTAAAATTTTCTTTATTTAAGTTATAGTAAAATTTTTAAAATCTGATTGATCTAATTGTTTAATAGTTTCTATTCGGGTAATAATATCTTCTTTTTCATTTAATATGATGGAAATTTTATCAGAATTTCGATTACTCATTTTTTTATTAATTAGTTAAATTGTGTCTTATAATAACGTTCAAATTAGCTTCATAGTACTATTCAAACAACTAGTTTTTTACCATTTAATCTTGTTAAAAAGCTATAAACACAGCAGGATAAGAAACAATGATTTTAGCTTGAGCGGAATTGCAACTTTATAAGATTCGGGTATTACAAAAAATATTTACCAACGGTAGCGGCTCCAGCGAGGGAATCAATCCTTTTAAAATATTCTCCGGCAAATCTAAAAAGGAAAATACTGCACTAACATCAAAATTTTGATGGATTCTTGTATCAAAATTAATAGTTGTATACGCCTAAGGAAACTTAGAATTTACCGATTGTGAAGATGAATGTTTTTTTATAGTTGCCGTTTTTCCTCTGTTTGAAATTGGATATACCCATCGGCATATCTCGGATTTAAATTAATTCTGTCTAAGGTCCATTCCGGATAATGGCATATGTGCTTTTGATTATGCTCTTCAAACATCGGCCGGGTAATTCGTTTGTTTACATCCCATACTCGCATTCCATTTTTTTCCCATTGAACCAAGTTATACATTTCAGTGTTGTCTGCTTCATTAACAAAAAATTCTGCCGAAAATTCATTATTGGAGTAAATGATTAATTCGTTTACATTATGAAATCTACTGTACTAGTTTTTCATTTAATAATTAGGTATAAATCGGCGTCTAAATAAATCGTCCGGGTGTATAACATTATTAGATTTATAGTAAGGTTAAATTTGAATCTTTCTTTATAAGAAAAAAGTTTCAAACAAATTTGTAGAAATAGTTAGCCAACATGCAACTATAATATTTAAGCCAAATTAAAATTTTTCCCTAATTCACTTCCTTTTTCTTTTCTGTTGTCGTTTAGATCAAATGTTTATTAAAAGTTATTTAAAATTTTCAATCTTACTCTTTATTTCACTTATAAAATCGGTTGCTAAAGTACTATTAAGTACATGTTCTTCAAAAGTCATGGTTAAATTCATAATAACTTTATAAAACTTTTCATTATTTTTTATGATCGGAATATTTTTTAACTTATCTAAACTTATACTCATTGTTGAGTTCAAAAATAGGGCTTCTGTAACTAAATCTTTATCTTTTAGCGAAGTGATCATAAAACTTCCCTGAATCCGGTGTCTTTTAGCTAAATTGTGATATGACAGATAAGAAATTAAACGTCTCAAATATTTAGGTTGATTTTCTATTAATCTGGTTTCTTTAAAAAAGATGGAAGTCTTATAATCAGAAAATTTACATTTATCTATTATTTCTTGAATTTCTTCAAGAGTTTTTTTATCAGAATTTTTAACCACACAAGGCATAACCTTATTTTCTCCATTAATCTTTCTGTCTAACATAAATTTTGCATTTATGGATTCGTATTCTACCACTTTCGGAAAAAATTTGGAGCGTTTGATGGCTATATTTAGTTCCGGAAAACATCTTAATACATCTGATATTATATATATCATATAAGCAGTATAAGAAATTTTTTTTCTTGTATTGTTATTTCTATGCTCAACGAGATTAGTACCATCTACGGGTACTGTGAGATGGATGGCATTTATTTTTTTGGTATATTGTAAAAAACTATATACTCCCTTAATTTGTCGTGAAATAGGCTTTATTGGGTTCATTTTTTTATTATTTAAATGTTAGAATCTTTTAGCGATAAACTCTTTACATTCTTTATTAATAAAAAATATTTATTTGAAAATATCTTTACTCCTTTTTCAACATACGCAACTATCTCTAATGGAAATAAAGAATTCCATTTTTCACCTATTTGTGGTATTGCTCCAAATATGACCACTTTGTATAGCAATCCTTGCAAAAATTCACCTAATTTTTGAGTTTTATTCATAAGTATTATTTTTTAATAGTTTAAATTTAGTTTTATTGAATTTCGAGTGGTTAGCAGATTCTCTTATTTATTATTTATTTTTTTCTCATATCATTGTGTATTTTTTTTATTTTAAGCCATATATGAATTAACTAACGAACCTGTTTTTTGCCATAAAAACACATTCAATCTAATCCTAGTAATAACAGGAAAATTTTTCCGTAATTATTTTTTTAAAATAAATTAGTTTCATTCACTACTGCGTTCCCTATATTTAGGATTATCTATCTTTAAAAGAATAGCACCTATTTAATTTCTATTTTTTTATAATTCTTATTGAAATCACCTATATTCTATCTGATATGAGCAAATCAATACTACATAAATGTCTTACTTAATTTTTACATTTCAAGTCGGATATACTAAATTTATGGCTGATTATATATCCTTTATATTATCATGATATGTGATCTTCTATTTATAAATAATAATTGTTAACGCTTTTAATTAAATTTTTAATTGAATTAATCGAATTAACCTACCCGCTAACATGTCTTTCTTTTAGAATTTAAATACTTACTTTTTGATATTAATTTCATTAAATTATATTTTATGTTAGTATAAATCAAATATATGAAAATAAATATACAATATTTTATTTATTTTTCATTTTTTTAATATATACAAGATATTTATACATTTTAAAATATAAAAATAGTTTTATTTACATATATTTATTTATATATAATAAATAGTATAATTTGATTTTTTATTTAACAAAATTGTTTTTTTATAATTAATTTATAAAAAAACAATTATTATGTATAAAATATAATACTTCTCTATAAAATAAAAAATATATATATCAATAATATATAAATAAATACATTAAATAAAATTATATAAATTTTAACTTGTATATTTTTTATTAATTTTAAAATAAAATTTTAAAATTTATATGTATTATTGCGTAATAAATAGTTTAATTTTAAAATGATTTATATGAATGTTCATAAATTAATCCCTATGGATTAAATGTGTATTTAGTCAGTAAACTTATTTTATCTAACATGATAAAATTGTATTATCTTATTTATAGTTATAGATTTTTTAATAAAACCAATTTCTAAAATTAAGCATACATTATATACTGCCTAGTAAGGAGTAATTATTTATACCAACCGGATACGATTAAAATAATTACGATAAATATTATTGAATAAATATAATTTAATATATAAAAATGAAAATGAAAAATAAAATTATCTTAGCTTTTTTATGTTTATTACTTAATAGTATTAATTTATCTGCCCAATCGTTATCAAATTCTAAAAAAGATATCTACAAAACAGGATTCCGTGAAATAAATATAAATGATTATTTAAGACCGCTTCAAATTGCTTTGATATATCCAACCTCGGCAAAACATCCCATTGCAAGAATTGGAGATAATGAATATATCATCGGTGAAAATGTAATTTATGATGCGAAAATATCCGATAAAAGCTTTCCTTTGGTTATTTTTTCTCATGGACTGAATGGGTCTTGGGATAATCATATTTGGTTAGCTGCAGCTTTAAGTAAAAGGGGATTTATTGTGGCAATGCCTAATCATCCCGGAACTACCTTGCAAGATATGGATCCGCAACTTGCTCGAGATATGTTAGCCCGTCCGGAAGATATTCGTCGTACAATCAGTTATTTATTGGAAACTAAACAATTTTCAGATCATATAGATGCTAATAATATCTCTATTATCGGGCATTCTTATGGAGGATGGACTGCAGTGGAAGCTATTGGCGGTAAATCTTCTGCTAAAGTTTTCAAAAAAGAATGTCGTAAATATCCCATCATGTTAGCTTGTGACATTTTTAATGAGCAAATGAAAGGTTTGGATGAAAGATCAGATTTTCTGAAATTAGATAAAGACATGAAAGATCCCCGTATCAAAAGAGCAGTAATCTTAGATATAGGATTTGGCCGCATGTTTATTCCGTCCAGCTTATCGGAAATAAAAATTCCGGTTTTAGTCTATTCCGCCGGACCATTTGTAGAAAGAATACCGGCAGAATTAGAAACCGGTTATTTAACTAAATATCTACCGGAAAAAACTTCCAAACACATAGTTTTGAATAATGCTACCCATTATAGCTTTATGGCTATCTGCAGAAAAAATGCAATAGAACTATTTAAAAAAGACAGACCGGATCAAGTTCCTACTTGTGAATTTGATACAAATGAGCGTGCAAATATTCATACTCAATTGATTAAGCAAATAAGCAGTTTCTTAGTAAATAACTAGAAGCTTTAAAAAAATTTCATAAATGGCAAGAGTATAAAAAAACTATTTTATAGCCTTGCCATTTTTTATATATACCATCTCAATAAAATTAGTAAAAAATTACCGATAATTATATATAAGTTACTTGATCTTTAAAAACATGACTTAACTTCTATTGCTGTTATGATATCCTCAAAACCCTTTTCCTTATTTCGTTTTTAATCTCTACTAAAAAAGTGTGAAATTTTATCCCTGAATTTTAAAATAATAATCTTATTTTTGCAGGCAATACAAAGACAACAACACAACACTAAAAAGTTTTATTATGTTTGAAAAGATTCTTATTGCAGAGAATTTCTCTAACGATAATTTTGCTGTTAAAAAGATAGTTGAAGAACTAAATATTCCTCATATTGACCAAGCAAATTATTGTGACGATGCCATTTCTAAAATTCGAAAGTCTTTTTCTAATAATTTACCTTATGGACTATTAATTACAGACTTAACATTTGACCCTAATCAAGAACATGCCATTACATCAGGGGAAGAACTTATTAAAGTAGCCAAAGAGGAATTTCCCGATCTTAAAATTATTGTTTTTTCCATTGAAGACAGACAGCCTATTATTAATTCTTTTTTTGAAAAATATAATATAGATGCTTTTATAACGAAAGGCGCAGAAAGTGCAAAAGAATTAAAGAAAGCTATAGAAGATGTATATGAAAATAAAATATACCTGTATTCCAACAAATCTCAAAAAGGCGGATTATTTGAGTTCACAAATAATGACCTGGAATTAGTGCGCCTATTATCGGTTGGTATGAATGTACCTGAAATTTCAGTCAAATTCAAAACAGAAAAGGTATATCCCAACAGTGAAAGTTATTTAAATAAAAGATTGGTATCGATTCGACAACATGCCGGAGCTGCAACTACTTTACATTTACTTACTTTATTTTCAGATTGGAACTTAATATAAATCGTACGGTAAAATTTATTAAAAAATATTTTATAACCTAATTGATTTATTTTCAATTATATATGAAAGTTTAATGCATATATTCATGAAATCCATCAATTAAACAGTAAATATCCGATCCCTATATCCTTTCGGTATATAAATGATTGTTGAAACAGTTAGCACCTCATAAATATGCCTTTATTTTATTAAGGATATATCATTGATATTATCTAAATATCAATCAAATTGCTATTTTATCGCTTCTTTTTCAACATAATTCATAATAAATTTGCATTTATGAAGCGAAAAGATAATTTATCTTTATGGTTTGCAGGAGACATCAAAGCCGGATTTCCTTCGGCAGCAGATGATTTTCATTTGGAACGAATTAATTTGAACGACGAATTAATAAGAGATCCCGAAACCACTTTCTTGGCACGAGTAAATGGGGATTCTATGAAAGATATGAGGATTTATAACGGAGATCTTATTATCGTGGATAAAGCATTGGAACCTAAAAACGGCAATATTGCCGTATGTTATATAGACGGGGAATTTACGTTAAAAAGACTAAAGGTAGTAAAGGAAAAAGGAATAGTAAAAGAAATTATTCTCCTGCCGGAAAACAAGGAATACGAACCGATCCGGGTTACTCCTGATCAAGATTTTATTATTTGGGGAATACTTACCCATACTATTATAAAATTTTCATAGCATGTATGCTTTATTAGATTGTAATAACTTTTATGCTTCTTGCGAAAGAGTGAGTAATCCCTCTTTAACAGGTAAACCTGTTTGTGTGCTTTCAAATAACGACGGCTGCGTAATTGCCCGCTCCAATGAGGCAAAGGCCCTCGGCATCCCTATGGGAGCTCCTGCATTTAAATATGAAAAAGTATTTGAAGAAAATCAAATATTCCTCTATTCCGCCAATTTTCCCCTTTATGGTGATTTAAGTAACCGTGTAATGAATATCATCGGGCGTTATTGCAAAGAAGTTGAAATATATTCTATCGATGAAGCATTTATGAACTTTAACGGCTATATGCAATTGAATTTGCGGGAACATTGTTTAGATTTAAGAAAATATATACTTAAGGGTGTAGGCATTCCTACCAGCATAGGAATTGCTCCTACTAAAACACTTGCCAAAGTAGCTAACAGGATAGCCAAAAAATATCCTGAGCAAACCCATAATGTATATGTTATTGATTCTCCCGAAAAAATTGAAAAAGCACTCAAGTGGTTGCATATTGGAGACATATGGGGAATTGGAAGAAGATTAAACAAACGATTTCAGGCAAAAGGTATTCGTAAAGCTTATGAATTGGTTAATCTTCCGGAAACATTTATACGTCAAGAAATGGGAATAGTAGGAATCCGCATGATTAATGAATTAAAGGGAATTCCTCAGCTTGATATAGATTTGCCGGCTCGTAAAAAGTCCATTGCCACTACCCGCACCTTCGATTACATGACCGACAAACTAGAAGATTTAAAAGAAAGAATAGCTACCTTTGCCGTGAAATGTTCAGAAAAATTACGCGCACAACAAAGTTGTTGTAATTATGTGACTGTATTCCTGCATACAAATTTTTATAGGGGCGATTTAATTCAACATCACCCCGCTGTCACTTTAACGCTGTCTAATCCCCACAATTCAGCTATTGAGTTAAGTAAATGCGCTCAAAAAGCATTGGAAACCATATATAAAAAGGGGTATCAATACAAAAAAGCAGGAGTTATTGTTTCCGGTCTAATCCCTGAATCGGAAAGACAAATTTCTTTGTTTGACGAGGATTATTACCTGAAGCACCAACCTATTATGAAGATTATGGATAAGTTGAACCATAAATACCATGAAGATAAACTGAAATTGGGTTGTCAAGATATTAAAAGGACTTGGAAGATGAAGCAGACCCGACTTTCTAAACGTTTCTCTACCGATATGAGGGAACTTATACAAGTTAAGGTATAAGGAAGATCCGGCTAAATATCATCCGATGATAATTTTATAAAAAACAGAGTGAATATGCGTGAGGATTTAAAAAAGATGGTTTCCGATTTACCCACCGTTCCGGGAGTATATTATATTTATACCCATGAAGAACGATTGATTTATATCGGAAAAAGCAATAATATCAAAAAAAGATTAAGCCAACATTTTACCTGTACCGACCGTAAATCGGTAAAAATACAAAACTTTGCTTCCAAAGTCAGGTATGAACCTACAGGAAGCGAATTAATTGCCCTGCTTATGGAATCTGAGGAAATAAAACACCACAAACCTATTTATAATAGAGCGCAAAGGCACAGCATTTTTTATTATGGCTTATATCCCGAAATAACTCAAGAAGGGTATATATCTTTACAATTGAAAAAGATAGATAACCGATCACAGGAAATTAATTCTTACTTGAGCTTAAAGCAAGGAAAAGAAGATTTATTCCGCATTACGGAAACTTATAAACTTTGCCAAAAAATAAACGGATTGTATAAATCCAAGGCTCAATGTTTCCAATATACGCTACACGAGTGTTTAGGCGCCTGCGTTAATGAAGAACCCGTAGATGATTATAACAAGCGTGTGCATCAATATTTAGAAAAAAATTCTTTTCCACAAGAAACCGTATTATTAAAACTTCCGGGAAGAACAAAGGATGAAAAGGGATTAGTTTTAATTGAAAACGGAATTTATAAAGGATTCGGATTCTGCCCGAAAAGATCTCGAAAAGATCCGTTAACGTTTATTATGCCTAAATCGGATAACAAAGATGCAAGAAGAATTTTAAGAAGCTATTTGAAAAAACAATAAAACAGGTTTACTACAAACCCAATAATTTTGTTTTCAATCAATTATTATTTTCACACCGGTAATGTACTGTATTTTTTACCCCCGTTAAATACAGACAATTGTTTACGTTTAATAGAATGTTTTTTAGCGTTATATTATTTTGCCTAATAATCCTAATAATCATTTATTTTAAAAAAATTTTCAAGATATCTTTTATAAATTTTTACATGAAAAATTAATAATAAAATAAAAATCATACTAGATAAAAAAGTAAACCATAAAGGCGAAAAAACTATCAACCAAGACCACTCTATAATATTTATAACTTTTAAAATAATAAAAGTAATTGTAAAAAATCCCGGCAAAGAAGAAAGAAAAATTAATAGTTTCATTTATCTAGAAGTTAGTTTTAATTTTTCAATTATATTGTGAAAAATTTATTTAGTGCACACAAAGATACAAATTTCTAAAAAAATATACGAATTATAATAAAAATACATTTATTTTATACAAAAAGATAAAATAAAATATAATATAATATTAAGAATTCTTGATAAGTCGAATTTGATCGTATTCCATATATAAAACACACTGAGCCATTTTATTAACTTCGTCTTGATCGTGAGAAACTACTAAGGTAGTAGAATCAAAAACAGCATGTGCCTTTAAAATTTCATTTTGAAGTTTTATCCTCATCGTCGAATCTACAGAAGACAAAGGTTCATCCAGAAGTAATAGATCCGCTTTTTTAGCCAAAGTTCTTGCAAGAGCAGTTCTTTGTTTTTGTCCTCCTGAAAGTTTATCAGGTTTCTGATATCGTAAAGCATCTAATCCATAAGACTTAATTAGAGTATCCACCCATGCTTTATCTTTTACTTTATTTTGTGCAAAAGATATATTTTCTTCCACCGTCATATTAGGAAATAAAGCATAATCTTGAAACATGAAACCTATGTTTCTTTTTTGCGGACTTAAATTTATGTTATTTAAAGAATCGTAGAAAATGCGATCTCCTACTTGAATTATTCCCCTATCGGGTTTTGTTAAACCGGCAATCATTCTAAGAAGTGTAGTTTTTCCTATTCCCGAAGGCCCGGAAATACATATTAATTGATTTACGGGAAGTTCAGTTTGGACAGATAGAATACGACTTCCTTCTGAGGTTAAAATTCTATATTCAATATCAATATATATCATTAAGAAAATTATATAGTTTTAATTTTAAAACCTTTATTAATGCTATAAATGAGAGTAAGCAATATAAATGAAATTAAAAATAAAATAAATGAATATTGATTTGCGGTTTTATAATCTAATGCTTGTACCTGATCGTATATGGCAATAGAAGCTATACGAGTTTCTCCGGGGATATTTCCTCCAACCATTAATACAATTCCAAATTCTCCTATACAATGCGCAAAAGTTAATGCTACACCGGTGATAAGAGAAGGCTTTATATTAGGTAATAAAACTTTGAAAAATGTAGTTGTTTTGGATTTTCCTAAAGTATAGGCAGCTTCTCTGTAACTTACAGGAAGAGACGAAAATCCATTTTGAAGAGATTGTATCATAAAGGGCAAACCTGCTATAATACTTGCTATAATTATGCCTTCAAAAGTAAAAGCTAATCTTGTATTAAAATGTTTCTCTAAAAAAGCGCCCGGCATGTTTTGGGGACTAAAGGCCACCAATAAATAATAACCCAGTACCGTGGGAGGAAGAACTAAAGGCATACAGATCAAAGCTTCTACCAGGGGTTTTATTTTGAAATGCGTATATGCCAACAGGTAGGCAACCGGCAACCCTATAAACAATAAGAAAACGGTTGATAGAGTTGCCAACTTACCTGTAAGCCAAAGAGTGTTTATAAAATCTTCGCTCAATTAATTAATCTTTTTTTGCTAAACCGTATCCGTATTTTTTCCAAATATTGTCACATTTGGAACTGATAATATAATCCAAGAAACGAGAGGCTTCACCGTTCTTTTCCCACCCATTTATAAGTACGGCAGCCTGTGCTATCGGT is a window from the Apibacter sp. B3706 genome containing:
- a CDS encoding ATP-binding cassette domain-containing protein — its product is MIYIDIEYRILTSEGSRILSVQTELPVNQLICISGPSGIGKTTLLRMIAGLTKPDRGIIQVGDRIFYDSLNNINLSPQKRNIGFMFQDYALFPNMTVEENISFAQNKVKDKAWVDTLIKSYGLDALRYQKPDKLSGGQKQRTALARTLAKKADLLLLDEPLSSVDSTMRIKLQNEILKAHAVFDSTTLVVSHDQDEVNKMAQCVLYMEYDQIRLIKNS
- a CDS encoding GIY-YIG nuclease family protein, with translation MREDLKKMVSDLPTVPGVYYIYTHEERLIYIGKSNNIKKRLSQHFTCTDRKSVKIQNFASKVRYEPTGSELIALLMESEEIKHHKPIYNRAQRHSIFYYGLYPEITQEGYISLQLKKIDNRSQEINSYLSLKQGKEDLFRITETYKLCQKINGLYKSKAQCFQYTLHECLGACVNEEPVDDYNKRVHQYLEKNSFPQETVLLKLPGRTKDEKGLVLIENGIYKGFGFCPKRSRKDPLTFIMPKSDNKDARRILRSYLKKQ
- the modB gene encoding molybdate ABC transporter permease subunit produces the protein MSEDFINTLWLTGKLATLSTVFLLFIGLPVAYLLAYTHFKIKPLVEALICMPLVLPPTVLGYYLLVAFSPQNMPGAFLEKHFNTRLAFTFEGIIIASIIAGLPFMIQSLQNGFSSLPVSYREAAYTLGKSKTTTFFKVLLPNIKPSLITGVALTFAHCIGEFGIVLMVGGNIPGETRIASIAIYDQVQALDYKTANQYSFILFLISFILLTLIYSINKGFKIKTI